In the Muricauda sp. MAR_2010_75 genome, one interval contains:
- a CDS encoding 3'-5' exonuclease: protein MLYKLNLEHILFLDIETVPQKPSFVDLDEVAQTLWEQKSQYQRKEDFTAEEFYERAGIWAEFGKIVCISVGYFTHKGDVRSFRVTSFHGEEIHILNQFKQLLKDHFSQTKHLLCAHNGKEFDFPYIARRMVINGINLPYKLDLFGKKPWEVPHLDTMELWKFGDYKHYTSLKLLAHVLGIPSPKEDMDGSMVKDVYYQEKDLDRIISYCELDVVTTAQVFLRLRNEELLSDEEIKSV, encoded by the coding sequence ATGCTTTACAAACTTAACCTGGAACATATCCTCTTTTTGGATATCGAAACCGTGCCCCAGAAACCAAGCTTTGTCGATTTGGACGAAGTTGCCCAAACCCTGTGGGAACAAAAATCCCAATATCAACGAAAAGAAGATTTTACCGCCGAGGAGTTTTACGAACGTGCCGGCATTTGGGCTGAATTTGGGAAAATTGTTTGCATCTCAGTGGGCTATTTTACCCACAAAGGCGATGTTCGGAGTTTTAGGGTCACCTCATTTCACGGTGAGGAAATCCATATCCTAAATCAATTTAAACAGTTGCTGAAAGACCATTTCAGTCAGACCAAACACCTACTTTGTGCGCATAACGGCAAGGAGTTCGACTTTCCCTACATTGCCCGCCGAATGGTCATCAATGGCATCAACCTGCCCTACAAATTGGACCTTTTTGGTAAGAAGCCATGGGAAGTACCACACTTGGACACCATGGAACTCTGGAAATTTGGGGACTACAAGCACTACACTTCCCTAAAACTCTTGGCGCATGTGCTTGGGATTCCATCGCCTAAAGAAGATATGGACGGCAGCATGGTGAAGGACGTATACTATCAGGAAAAGGATTTGGACCGAATCATTTCGTATTGTGAATTGGACGTGGTCACCACGGCCCAAGTTTTTCTTCGCTTGCGGAATGAAGAGCTTTTATCGGATGAGGAAATCAAGAGTGTTTGA